In Mya arenaria isolate MELC-2E11 chromosome 1, ASM2691426v1, the genomic stretch GTATccagaaataaaacacaataccCGGCCCTGTGcccattttattttaactcttaattttaaaataatgtacatttaaacTCCAAAAAGACAATCAATATGTAAGTATCAGATTTTTTGCTACagattaaagatatttaaaattacGACCAATATCAAAAGGGATGATAATGCCAATTGGTAATAATAAGACAAGGAAAATACAAAAACGACAGCGAAAACATGGTTCAAAACACAATGCATTCCAACTtaattaagaataaaacaattatacttataattattatttcagatAGGTAATtgcagataaaataaaaaaacatacactgTCCACAAAGTAACATCTTTCTGGCAGAAAATTTATGCTATTTTCTCgataacattttaatagttattttGGCTTGCACGCACTTTTCCTGAAGTGGTCCACGTAACATTCTCATAAGAATGCTACAACTGAATGGCGATTGGTAAGTGATCGTAAAGTTGATGTTTTGAACCATTTCATCCCAATGGCTGGCATTATCCGATTGTATTGAACACTTTGACTGAACTCTTCGCATATTCCGTGACAAGAATCTTTCTCTGTTGCGGACAGTAGTAGGCATACATTGGATGTTGTATCCCCTCCTTCTCCCCCATCAGTTGTGTCATCTGACCAGTGGACGAATCAAGAATCATAATGGTGTTACTTTCATAACTACAGGTTAAAAGATGGTCCCCAAGTGCCATAATACTTTCGATGCAGGGTCCTGGAACGTCTTAATGATGTTCAGGGCGATGTCAAGTTTTGAGATTGTGTACCTCCTCCTGTCTGATACGTAGATGAAAGCAGTCGAACCTTCACCCACCACTACTAAATAGGCAGGCCAATTGAACAGTTCCTTTCCACTGCCATCCCTTTCTATTTGCCTTATAACATGCCCGTTCATATTCAGTACCGCTAACTTTCCATTATAGAAGGACACTATCAGCGTATCTTCATGATAAGCAATACCTCGACAGTCACCATCTACTTTGATAGGGTCACCAATAGCGAGTTGTCCTCGAGTCTTTAGGAACTGAATACCTTTATTGGCCATAGTAACAGCCACCTGGTCCACAGGTAAATGACATATGTCCCATGGCCGACCCGGTACACTGATCTGGGAGACCAGGCTGTTAGTCTGCATGTCCATCACTTTGACATTGTTGTTGGTAAAGTCAGCTATCAGTAGTCTTGACCCAGCAAGGTGGAGCATGCGAGACAGGTAGGAGTCCCGGTTGTCAGTTGACGTCGTCATCGTGATGTCAATAGCTGGTGTAAAGCGTCTTTTGGTCAAATCAGCAATGCCCTGCCTCACTGTATTGATTGATTTGTagtgaatgaaatatttgtgttaTAATTGCACCCTATCAAAGTATAAGTTTAAACTTCAGCATAAAGCAGTACGTTTCTTTATCCCATTGCCATATTAGGAAACGTCAtgcaatacatgttttaatttaggCTTATCAACACAACGCTACGTATTATAGCAATTTGAAATTAACATATATCATAAGACAAATTATACAAAGCACATAATAGGAATATAAAGGTCATTAAACAATCCGGATCGGAGGGCGGATATGAACGCGAGGCAGTAGGCGGGACTGACTAGGATGCAGGTCAAGGACCCGTTAACATAAACACTATCACGTGGAATGTGTgcggtttaagaaaattaactgataataaacattttacaagcTATTTGCAATCGTTTGACATTATTGGTCTCTTTGAAACGTGGAGTGATTTTAGTAATGAATTTGAGAATTTGCTTgctaattttacatattttgattGTGTTAGATCAAAATCCTTAAATGCCTTGCGTAATAGTAGTGGAATAGCTGTTTACATTAAgaataatttgttgaaaaatgattttattactaGAATATGCCATGAATATACAGATTGCGTAGTATTCTATATCAACAGTACTATATATTGTTCTATGCacgatataatattatatgttgcTTATGTCTCACTCGAGGGCTCGAACATTTATAACAATAGAGATGACAAAAATGGAATTAAAtctattgataataatatttcaattttacgaaATAAGTATCCCGGTTCATATTTTTATCTAGCTGGGGATTTTAATGCCCTTACGAAAGAAATGTTACATTCCAGATGATAAtctgcaaaacatttttaatactgaTGTTGGATATAATTCAGACAATTTTGAGTTACCTCGCAATAACAAAGATAAAATAGGATATAATAACTTTGGGAAATCTCTTATTGAGCTATGTTGTACtcataacatacatattttaaattgacGTATTTATGACGACATTGTTGgcaattttacatgtataacatataatggTGCAAGTGTTGTTGATTATCATATATGTCTACTGAGCTTTTTTCTCCTATAAGTTCTTTCAGTGTCACAATGCGCGATGAGTCGGATCATTTACCAGTTTGTTCTAAATTGTCATTCTTCCTAGATAGAATAGAGCATACTGATGAAAACTTAGCGGGACCACCAAACGACGATGGTTTTGTACGTGTAGAAAAGTTTAAATGGAATTCGCATGTTAAGATGAATTTTTAAcgttatttgcaaataaatgtaatacGCTCGTCGCTCAAATCGcacttgaaattaaaaaatatataaatgacgCGGTTGAGAAAATACTTGGACTTTATCGGGATTCTGCTTATATGATGCGCGTAAATAACCGTGATCCAACAAATCGCGAtgtaattttaaacaatcaacCCTGGTGGGATAGAGATTGTGCTTTAGCTAAACAATTAAAGTAGACATTTCAAAATTACGTGTTTCACTAAGAGGCAATTGTACCAGCTAAAAGGAATGAGCTAGTATTATCTAGTTGTAATCCAAAATCCTTttggaaattgttaaaaatgtccCAACGTAATAGAAAACAAGAGCTTCTGCGCGTAGGCCCTGCTACATGGCGGAACTATTTTCGAGGATTATTGTTTCATGAAGATCAACCAAACCTGAACGATATAGCTTTTGACACGAATAGATTTAATGAAGAATATGATTCCATTTAATTGTGATATCACTGACGGGGAGGTTATTGCaagcatttcaaaattgaaaaagaaaacatctCAGGGACCTGATGGATTTGGGGCTGAATTTTACCAAAGTACAAAACAAACCATAACTCCAGTGTTGcgtcaattatttaatagggtTTTAAATACGGGTGTATTTCCGGATATTTGGAGAGATAGTATTATTGTCCCAGTGCACAAGTCGGGCTCTAAAGAAGACCCGTCAAATTACAGGGGTATTATTCTTATAAactttatgtataaaatattttcaaatataatacatgACAGTTTATGTGCATGGTCGGAACAGTTTAACAAAAATTGATGAGGCACAAGCTGGATTTCGGACTGGTTATTCGACAACagataatatatttactttgcaAAGTATGGTTCAGAAATATACCAGTAAGCCCGGGGGGAGATTGTATGTATTAAACGTCGATTGTAAAAAGGCGTTTGATGGATTGATACACCGTAACTTGTTCACCAGTTTGCATAAAATAGGAGTTCAGGGAAAGCTCCTCCGTATATTAACGTCTATGTATTCAAATCTGAGCGGGTGTGTCCGAGTTGGCGGCGGCACAGTTACGCACCCTTTATTTGTAACGTTGGCACGCGACAAGGGGACGTAACCAGTACAATAATTTTTAATCTATATATTAATGAGTTATCTTCCTTCCTACAATGAAAGGGACATACGGGTATTTTTCATAACTGAGCAAATCGCGGATATAATATGCATACTTTTTGCAGATGACGTTGCGAACTGCGCTGACACTGCTATTGAATTACAATTACAACTAAATTTTATTTCGGAATTCTGCGAAAATACTGGTATGACTATTAATCAGAGGAAAACAGAAATAATCGTGTTTAGAAATGGCGGGCATCTGCGGTCATACGAGCATTGGTATTTAAATGGCACCCCGGTAAATGTTACATCGGTATACAAGTACATGGAACAAATATTCACGCCAAAATTATCCTGGACAAAGGCAAAATCAAAATTAGCTGCGCAAGCCCGGAAGTCAATTTAAGCTATAAAGGCCTACCAGAGGGCTTTTGGAAACTTTTCTCacactgaatattttaaaatatttgattcaatGGTTAAGCCTATAATCATTTACGGTGTTGAAATATATGGTACGGAAATATCTGATATTCTTGAACAGGTACAAATGCAATATTGTAAGGAATTCCTTgggtaaataattatgttaacgaTTGTGTTGCATTGGGGGAATGCGGGAGGTTTCCTCTATGTATTGAtcatcatgtaaaatgtaaaagtacTGGTGCAAACTGCTATACAGGTCTAATGAACGTTATCCAAGAAACTGCTATATAAACGACATTGGGTTATATCTGTAAagaatttattattcaaatatggttttggttttgtttggctAAGTCAGGAAGTTGGAAATGTTGGcgattttttaatatcatttaagcAAAGGTTAGTTGATTGTAAACGACAAAACTGGTTCGAAAATGTGGGAGACTCAACACTATGtgaagcattttaaaactttgttaaatccagaaaaaatatttatgtattaatctACCATTTTATGTGAGGAAATCGTTAGCGAGATTCCGATGTTCTAGCCCTAAATTGTTTATTGAGACTGGTCGACATTTGGGTATCGAAAGGGAAAAAAGACTGTGTAGATAttgcttaattaattttgatatcagatgtgtagaagatgaatttcatgtatTCTTTCAATTTAACAAATTCAGACAAGAAAGgcaattttatatctataaatgctacacgggtaggcaagacttttaaaacttcataaatcttATGCAAATTCTAAACGAGGACCGAATAATAAATATagcattctttgtaaatgtaataatgaaacaaaaagataaggaaaaatgaatgtcattaaGAATCACAACTCTAAAGATTTTAGgctttgtattgtatgtgttgtattatgggccggaggcctttcgttacaaataatatttgaattgaattgaattgaattgtcaGTACATGTAGGTTTGGAAGACGCCGGGGTTTGCCTTGGGCCATCTCCCTGAACTGTAAGTCCTACTGTGCCATGGTGACTCTCTGCAGTGATTAAACATAGCTGTCATAACCTTTTGGTAGGGCCGTTGTTTGCAGTTTGTAGGAATCGTACTTCTTGTTATCCattcataatgtttaaatgttcaatgcgcaatcaatgtaatatatatatatataaatataattttaatttaataaaaaatcagatataaatatatacctGATGCGGATGCGATCTTGTGTGGTTCAGTCATTATGTGTTCTAAAGTCCCAGGGCCAGTGTCAGATGCAATACGCCGCTCTGTGGCTGGATCCTTTCTGAATTCGTAGTGATGAATAACGTTTGCCTTTTGCATGTCAGCAAGGTCATTCTGGAGACCCTCTAATAGCTTCTTAGCTTTTTTGGTCTCAATGAACAACTGTATCATGTTGTTTTCTTGTGCTTTAAgtgtaacatttatttcttttagcTTGGCCctaatgtttgtatatttcgGTTTCAGTGACCCTAGAAGTTTTTCATCGATGTCTCTCATCTTTTCTATTAGCTTTACCAGTGCTTGTTCTCTTTCTTCAAAATACTTGTTAACTCCCTCTCGATATGTTCTCAGCTTGTGTATCTCATTTTGAACTAGTTCTGCTACAACTTTAACGTTTTTCTCCGCATAAATCTTGCCTGAATCAATGTCTTCAAATAAACTgactattgtttttatcatatgttCATACTCTTGGCCTTCTTTGAAGGCCTTCGATATATCTGATATAATATGAACATGACACGAGCGATGATTCTTCACTAAACAGTTTCCCAATTCAGGGCTTGGTGGCTGAAgcaaaattatttgataaactcaCTCGGATCGACCTCACACGGCTCTGTGCATTCATATTAAACTTCCACTGATAGATGTAGGCAAATTGGACTTGTTAAGAAGGTATGAGATCTGgacattttctgttttctatggAGACTTGCGCAGTTATAGCAGAAGAACTCTTTGCAGACGGTACAGTAAGCCTCAGCAGGGAGGAATTCGTCACCTTGTTCACAAGGCTGGCAGTATGTTGTGTCCTCTACATATGGCCGTGCCTGCAGTTTCATTCCTTGAACCTCCATTGCCCGGGTATCTAACGCGATCAAACGTATAGTTATAGAATATAGTGTATGCATTTCCGAACATAATTCCtctataataatttcatttctttcatttgaatGGATGTTACATTGCATTATTGGCGTTAATTAAGTGCGAATGTCagtgttaaaatgttataactTCCGTTCATTCAAAATCACACGAAAAGAACCTCATCACTAAAATATAATGGATCTAAAGCCCTTATCAGTATGGTATATTGTACGATATAAGTATATATTAGGATACGTTAGGATTTCGTGCCAGATACACAGTAACTACTAGCATATAGCAGTTCTTTGCCAACACTGAAAGCATTGCAATTATGTGTGAgagtttgtttttgtgttcctttatacatatacataatcTCCTATATCAGAACATAAAGAAGAAGGCGAAGGCTTAACCGTGCTATAAGTATCGAGGCGATAAATTACAgcataacttaaatataatcaGGCTAGTTATTGAATCAGTCCTTTATAACATGAAAAATGACCAATCAATTCGTCTAATACTCTCGTAATTGTTTGAATAACACAAGTGCAGACCTTATAACAAATGAAAGCCTATAGTTTTCAAGATTATAATCTTAAAGTTTATTATTGCGCGGATATGTAagttaaatcagttaaataaaCTAATAGTCTACTTTAGAATACATGCGGttttttaaatgtcactaaatcgAAACtagataaaatcatttttaaaaaagtatatataataaaacaaataatatcccaggttttaaaaaaatgaaatgtacatgCTACAACAACCCTcagaaaacattataatactttgaaataatgttACGAATATAAGAATGACATAAATTATAACCTTTAATCCAAGATGTGAGGAGAAAGTAAATAATCAATACCACAAAGGGAGATAAACATAACCAGTTCTGGTAAA encodes the following:
- the LOC128240142 gene encoding uncharacterized protein LOC128240142 — its product is MTEPHKIASASVRQGIADLTKRRFTPAIDITMTTSTDNRDSYLSRMLHLAGSRLLIADFTNNNVKVMDMQTNSLVSQISVPGRPWDICHLPVDQVAVTMANKGIQFLKTRGQLAIGDPIKVDGDCRGIAYHEDTLIVSFYNGKLAVLNMNGHVIRQIERDGSGKELFNWPAYLVVVGEGSTAFIYVSDRRRYTISKLDIALNIIKTFQDPASKVLWHLGTIF